From a single Arachis hypogaea cultivar Tifrunner chromosome 3, arahy.Tifrunner.gnm2.J5K5, whole genome shotgun sequence genomic region:
- the LOC112772088 gene encoding uncharacterized protein: MPPKKRRGGTVGAPDTAESNRAVSPPLGALRQRPRSQRIADRREGEIPRERVQENPAVREAQPDLAAELRGMNQTLNAVLQVLTNQNRGEARLPNAPNPQPHRVHQLFGDQEPPIEKYLKLNSSTFNGDSLDEDPQQYLEDAKKAIRALKCTKEWAVELVSYNLCGSARYWYESLLESKEAAGLPPPSWEEFTEEFLAQFYPANKQAEDAIAFERLRQENMTVTEYAKEFTRLSKSAPYLVNSEEMKVRCFVRGLAEPMFTTLMPEVGRMSFKDVLNSAYGIEAGIAERNAFKDVGKKPKMKGQFSGGSSLGGFQSHHGQTNQQGYSGYRARPQASFGGVDSSGSAPMSVSNPRPFVKSTSQSSAQGSNQTRPAQPYCLQCGSYHSGICFKATGACFGCGQSGHLWRDCPNPRGGFAPGIARPTTPMPSSSAMSLGNSSGPSGRGAGGRGQIYNRGGSQRGRGQARVYALTRQDAQASHAVVADTGVISGSIPPAPQ, encoded by the coding sequence ATGCCACCTAAGAAAAGACGTGGTGGAACTGTTGGTGCTCCTGATACTGCTGAATCCAATAGGGCAGTTTCTCCGCCACTTGGAGCGCTTCGACAAAGGCCAAGGAGCCAAAGGATAGCTGATAGGCGCGAAGGAGAGATACCCCGCGAGAGAGTTCAAGAGAACCCCGCAGTAAGAGAGGCTCAACCGGACTTAGCAGCTGAATTGAGGGGAATGAATCAAACTCTTAATGCGGTGTTACAGGTTCTAACAAATCAAAATAGGGGTGAAGCGAGACTTCCTAATGCGCCAAATCCTCAGCCTCATAGGGTTCATCAATTGTTTGGGGATCAAGAGCCGCCAATTGAAAAGTATTTGAAGTTGAATTCGTCCACTTTCAATGGagattcattggatgaagatccacAACAATATCTAGAGGATGCAAAGAAAGCTATTCGAGCTCTCAAGTGCACCAAAGAATGGGCTGTTGAGTTAGTATCCTACAACTTATGTGGTTCAGCAAGATATTGGTATGAGTCTCTTCTTGAGAGCAAAGAAGCAGCTGGACTTCCTCCTCCTTCCTGGGAAGAGTTTACTGAAGAGTTTCTTGCTCAATTCTATCCAGCTAACAAGCAAGCAGAAGATGCAATTGCCTTTGAAAGATTAAGGCAAGAGAATATGACAGTGACTGAGTATGCTAAGGAGTTTACTAGACTTTCTAAGAGTGCTCCGTACTTGGTGAATTCAGAAGAGATGAAAGTTCGTTGTTTCGTTCGTGGATTGGCAGAACCTATGTTCACTACTCTTATGCCTGAAGTCGGACGCATGTCTTTTAAGGATGTCCTAAACTCTGCCTATGGAATTGAAGCTGGGATAGCGGAGAGAAATGCTTTTAAGGATGTTGGCAAGAAGCCCAAGATGAAGGGACAATTTTCTGGTGGATCTAGTTTAGGAGGATTTCAGTCTCATCATGGTCAAACTAATCAACAAGGTTATTCGGGGTATCGAGCTCGTCCTCAAGCATCTTTTGGTGGGGTTGATTCTTCTGGATCTGCTCCCATGAGTGTTTCGAATCCCAGACCTTTTGTTAAGAGCACCTCTCAATCTAGTGCACAGGGTTCAAATCAGACAAGGCCAGCTCAGCCCTATTGTCTTCAGTGTGGGAGTTACCATTCCGGTATATGTTTCAAGGCTACTGGTGCATGTTTTGGTTGTGGTCAATCTGGTCATCTTTGGAGGGATTGTCCAAATCCTAGAGGAGGCTTTGCTCCAGGTATTGCACGTCCTACAACACCAATGCCATCATCTTCAGCTATGTCTCTTGGAAATTCTTCTGGTCCTAGTGGCAGAGGAGCAGGTGGCAGGGGTCAGATTTATAACAGAGGAGGGAGCCAAAGAGGAAGAGGTCAGGCACGTGTGTATGCCTTAACACGTCAAGATGCTCAAGCTTCTCATGCTGTGGTGGCAG
- the LOC112789076 gene encoding senescence/dehydration-associated protein At4g35985, chloroplastic isoform X2, whose translation MSSSQQPLDHVLVTIPGVFVHLIQNYSSLQLASGDLTITTINEAESVVAVIARVGDQVQWPLTKDVSAVKLDESHYFFTLRVPNNNQKEGEEDYDVLSYGLTVASKGQEGVLKELDEALERYSILSVEKLENVLGWEVVAPRETSPEEMKISGEKRELVEESSAAYWTTVAPNVEDYSSRFARWIAAGSGQVVRGILWCGDVTVERLKSGNDFFKRRMQPASSQSQISPRAMESLKRVKRLTEMSEKVAIGVLSGVVKVPGFFTSSAVNSKAGKKFFSFLPGEVVFATMDGFNKVCDAVEVAGRNVMSTSSVVTTELVSHK comes from the exons ATGTCATCGTCACAGCAACCACTCGACCATGTTCTTGTTACAATTCCCGGCGTCTTCGTCCACCTCATACAGAATTACTCTAGCCTCCAACTTGCTTCCGGCGATCTCACCATAACCACCATAAACGAAGCTGAAAGCGTTGTCGCTGTCATCGCTCGCGTCGGCGACCAAGTTCAGTGGCCGTTGACGAAGGATGTTTCCGCTGTAAAACTCGACGAGTCCCACTACTTCTTCACGCTTCGCGTTCCCAATAATAATCAGAAAGAAGGAGAGGAAGATTACGATGTGTTGAGCTATGGTTTGACCGTGGCTTCAAAGGGTCAAGAGGGTGTCCTGAAGGAACTCGATGAGGCTCTGGAAAGGTATAGTATTCTTTCAGTGGAGAAGTTGGAGAATGTGCTAGGATGGGAGGTGGTGGCGCCGAGGGAGACCTCGCCGGAGGAGATGAAGATTTCCGGCGAGAAGAGGGAGTTGGTGGAGGAGAGCTCTGCAGCTTACTGGACCACGGTGGCACCCAACGTGGAGGACTACAGTAGCCGGTTCGCTCGGTGGATAGCCGCTGGTTCGGGGCAGGTTGTGAGGGGGATTCTTTGGTGTGGGGATGTTACTGTTGAGAGGTTAAAGTCCGGCAATGACTTCTTCAAGAGGAGGATGCAACCTGCTTCTTCCCAATCTCAGATTAGTCCTCGAGCAATGGAGAGCCTGAAAAG GGTTAAGAGGTTGACGGAGATGTCAGAGAAAGTGGCCATAGGTGTCCTATCTGGGGTGGTGAAGGTGCCTGGGTTCTTCACAAGTTCTGCAGTGAATTCTAAAGCAGGGAAAAAATTCTTTAGCTTTCTTCCGGGGGAAGTTGTTTTTGCTACCATGGATGGATTCA ATAAGGTGTGTGATGCTGTGGAAGTAGCTGGAAGGAATGTAATGTCTACTTCATCTGTTGTTACCACAGAACTTGTTTCCCATAA gtaA
- the LOC112789076 gene encoding senescence/dehydration-associated protein At4g35985, chloroplastic isoform X1: MSSSQQPLDHVLVTIPGVFVHLIQNYSSLQLASGDLTITTINEAESVVAVIARVGDQVQWPLTKDVSAVKLDESHYFFTLRVPNNNQKEGEEDYDVLSYGLTVASKGQEGVLKELDEALERYSILSVEKLENVLGWEVVAPRETSPEEMKISGEKRELVEESSAAYWTTVAPNVEDYSSRFARWIAAGSGQVVRGILWCGDVTVERLKSGNDFFKRRMQPASSQSQISPRAMESLKRVKRLTEMSEKVAIGVLSGVVKVPGFFTSSAVNSKAGKKFFSFLPGEVVFATMDGFNKVCDAVEVAGRNVMSTSSVVTTELVSHKGSR, from the exons ATGTCATCGTCACAGCAACCACTCGACCATGTTCTTGTTACAATTCCCGGCGTCTTCGTCCACCTCATACAGAATTACTCTAGCCTCCAACTTGCTTCCGGCGATCTCACCATAACCACCATAAACGAAGCTGAAAGCGTTGTCGCTGTCATCGCTCGCGTCGGCGACCAAGTTCAGTGGCCGTTGACGAAGGATGTTTCCGCTGTAAAACTCGACGAGTCCCACTACTTCTTCACGCTTCGCGTTCCCAATAATAATCAGAAAGAAGGAGAGGAAGATTACGATGTGTTGAGCTATGGTTTGACCGTGGCTTCAAAGGGTCAAGAGGGTGTCCTGAAGGAACTCGATGAGGCTCTGGAAAGGTATAGTATTCTTTCAGTGGAGAAGTTGGAGAATGTGCTAGGATGGGAGGTGGTGGCGCCGAGGGAGACCTCGCCGGAGGAGATGAAGATTTCCGGCGAGAAGAGGGAGTTGGTGGAGGAGAGCTCTGCAGCTTACTGGACCACGGTGGCACCCAACGTGGAGGACTACAGTAGCCGGTTCGCTCGGTGGATAGCCGCTGGTTCGGGGCAGGTTGTGAGGGGGATTCTTTGGTGTGGGGATGTTACTGTTGAGAGGTTAAAGTCCGGCAATGACTTCTTCAAGAGGAGGATGCAACCTGCTTCTTCCCAATCTCAGATTAGTCCTCGAGCAATGGAGAGCCTGAAAAG GGTTAAGAGGTTGACGGAGATGTCAGAGAAAGTGGCCATAGGTGTCCTATCTGGGGTGGTGAAGGTGCCTGGGTTCTTCACAAGTTCTGCAGTGAATTCTAAAGCAGGGAAAAAATTCTTTAGCTTTCTTCCGGGGGAAGTTGTTTTTGCTACCATGGATGGATTCA ATAAGGTGTGTGATGCTGTGGAAGTAGCTGGAAGGAATGTAATGTCTACTTCATCTGTTGTTACCACAGAACTTGTTTCCCATAA aggaagcaggtaA
- the LOC112789076 gene encoding senescence/dehydration-associated protein At4g35985, chloroplastic isoform X3, whose translation MSSSQQPLDHVLVTIPGVFVHLIQNYSSLQLASGDLTITTINEAESVVAVIARVGDQVQWPLTKDVSAVKLDESHYFFTLRVPNNNQKEGEEDYDVLSYGLTVASKGQEGVLKELDEALERYSILSVEKLENVLGWEVVAPRETSPEEMKISGEKRELVEESSAAYWTTVAPNVEDYSSRFARWIAAGSGQVVRGILWCGDVTVERLKSGNDFFKRRMQPASSQSQISPRAMESLKRVKRLTEMSEKVAIGVLSGVVKVPGFFTSSAVNSKAGKKFFSFLPGEVVFATMDGFNKVCDAVEVAGRNVMSTSSVVTTELVSHK comes from the exons ATGTCATCGTCACAGCAACCACTCGACCATGTTCTTGTTACAATTCCCGGCGTCTTCGTCCACCTCATACAGAATTACTCTAGCCTCCAACTTGCTTCCGGCGATCTCACCATAACCACCATAAACGAAGCTGAAAGCGTTGTCGCTGTCATCGCTCGCGTCGGCGACCAAGTTCAGTGGCCGTTGACGAAGGATGTTTCCGCTGTAAAACTCGACGAGTCCCACTACTTCTTCACGCTTCGCGTTCCCAATAATAATCAGAAAGAAGGAGAGGAAGATTACGATGTGTTGAGCTATGGTTTGACCGTGGCTTCAAAGGGTCAAGAGGGTGTCCTGAAGGAACTCGATGAGGCTCTGGAAAGGTATAGTATTCTTTCAGTGGAGAAGTTGGAGAATGTGCTAGGATGGGAGGTGGTGGCGCCGAGGGAGACCTCGCCGGAGGAGATGAAGATTTCCGGCGAGAAGAGGGAGTTGGTGGAGGAGAGCTCTGCAGCTTACTGGACCACGGTGGCACCCAACGTGGAGGACTACAGTAGCCGGTTCGCTCGGTGGATAGCCGCTGGTTCGGGGCAGGTTGTGAGGGGGATTCTTTGGTGTGGGGATGTTACTGTTGAGAGGTTAAAGTCCGGCAATGACTTCTTCAAGAGGAGGATGCAACCTGCTTCTTCCCAATCTCAGATTAGTCCTCGAGCAATGGAGAGCCTGAAAAG GGTTAAGAGGTTGACGGAGATGTCAGAGAAAGTGGCCATAGGTGTCCTATCTGGGGTGGTGAAGGTGCCTGGGTTCTTCACAAGTTCTGCAGTGAATTCTAAAGCAGGGAAAAAATTCTTTAGCTTTCTTCCGGGGGAAGTTGTTTTTGCTACCATGGATGGATTCA ATAAGGTGTGTGATGCTGTGGAAGTAGCTGGAAGGAATGTAATGTCTACTTCATCTGTTGTTACCACAGAACTTGTTTCCCATAAGTAA
- the LOC112789074 gene encoding amino acid permease 4 isoform X1, producing MLSRSRTLPSRIHHGIIEERHDVKHYLQVEVQPKKPTEAEKPINILSNYSKCFDDDGRSKRTGTFWTASAHIITAVIGSGVLSLAWSVAQLGWIAGPLVMLLFALVNLYTSNLLTLCYRTTDSVTGHRNYTYMEAVKNILGGRKVKISGLIQYFNLFGIAIGYTIAASVSMMAIKRSNCYHKSHGEDPCHMSSNGYMITFGTAEVIFSQIPDFDQVWWLSIVAAIMSFTYSSVGLGLGIGKVAENRSFKGSLTGISIGTVTQAGTVTDTQKIWRSMQALGAMAFAYSFSIILIEIQDTIKSPPAEYKTMRKATVLSVAVTTVFYLLCGCMGYAAFGDNAPGNLLTGFGFYNPYWLLDIANFAIVVHLVGAYQVFCQPLFAFVEKWCARKWAKNGFVTSEYKIAVPFLGVYQLNLFRLVCRTGFVLSTTIIAMLMPFFNDVVGILGAFGFWPLTVYFPIDMYISQRKIPRWSNRWLGLQLLSFTCLIVSVVAAVGSMAGVVLDLKTYKPFKTSY from the exons ATGTTGTCAAGAAGTAGAACACTTCCTAGCAGAATTCACCACGGAATT ATAGAAGAGAGGCATGATGTGAAGCATTACTTACAAGTAGAAGTGCAGCCAAAAAAGCCAACGGAAGCTGAAAAACCAATTAACATTCTCTCCAATTATTCTAAGTGCTTCGATGATGATGGTCGCTCCAAAAGAACAG GGACATTTTGGACAGCAAGTGCTCATATCATAACTGCAGTGATAGGGTCAGGAGTGCTCTCACTAGCATGGTCAGTGGCTCAACTTGGTTGGATTGCAGGACCTCTTGTCATGCTTCTCTTTGCATTGGTCAACCTCTATACTTCCAACCTACTTACACTTTGTTACAGAACCACTGATTCTGTCACTGGACACAGAAATTACACCTACATGGAAGCAGTCAAGAACATCTTGGGGGGTAGAAAGGTCAAGATATCTGGCCTAATCCAATATTTCAATCTCTTTGGAATTGCAATTGGGTATACTATTGCTGCCTCTGTCAGTATGAT ggcaATAAAAAGGTCAAACTGCTATCATAAGAGCCATGGAGAAGATCCATGCCACATGTCAAGCAATGGGTACATGATAACATTTGGTACAGCAGAGGTGATATTCTCTCAAATACCTGACTTTGATCAAGTATGGTGGCTGTCCATAGTTGCAGCAATCATGTCCTTTACATATTCATCAGTTGGATTGGGCCTTGGCATTGGAAAAGTAGCAGAAAACAGAAGCTTCAAAGGAAGCCTAACAGGAATAAGCATTGGAACAGTGACACAAGCTGGAACAGTCACAGACACACAGAAGATATGGAGAAGTATGCAAGCTCTGGGAGCAATGGCTTTTGCATACTCCTTCTCCATTATCCTCATTGAAATTCAGGACACCATAAAATCTCCCCCTGCAGAGTACAAGACCATGAGGAAGGCCACTGTGCTGAGCGTGGCAGTCACCACCGTTTTCTATCTGCTCTGTGGATGCATGGGATATGCAGCCTTTGGAGACAATGCACCTGGAAACCTCTTAACTGGTTTTGGATTCTATAATCCTTACTGGCTTCTTGACATTGCCAACTTTGCAATTGTTGTGCATCTTGTTGGTGCATATCAG GTATTTTGCCAGCCTTTATTTGCATTTGTTGAGAAATGGTGTGCAAGAAAATGGGCAAAGAATGGTTTTGTGACCTCAGAATATAAAATTGCTGTTCCTTTTCTTGGAGTATACCAATTGAACTTGTTCCGGTTAGTATGCAGGACCGGTTTTGTGTTGTCAACAACCATCATAGCCATGCTCATGCCTTTCTTCAACGATGTAGTTGGAATACTTGGAGCATTTGGTTTCTGGCCCTTAACAGTTTACTTCCCAATAGACATGTACATTTCACAGAGGAAGATTCCTAGATGGAGTAATCGATGGCTTGGACTTCAGTTACTCAGTTTCACTTGCCTTATTGTTTCAGTTGTAGCTGCTGTAGGTTCAATGGCTGGGGTAGTGTTGGATCTCAAGACTTATAAGCCATTTAAAACTAGTTATTAA
- the LOC112789074 gene encoding amino acid permease 2 isoform X2 codes for MLSRSRTLPSRIHHGIIEERHDVKHYLQVEVQPKKPTEAEKPINILSNYSKCFDDDGRSKRTGTFWTASAHIITAVIGSGVLSLAWSVAQLGWIAGPLVMLLFALVNLYTSNLLTLCYRTTDSVTGHRNYTYMEAVKNILGGRKVKISGLIQYFNLFGIAIGYTIAASVSMMAIKRSNCYHKSHGEDPCHMSSNGYMITFGTAEVIFSQIPDFDQVWWLSIVAAIMSFTYSSVGLGLGIGKVAENRSFKGSLTGISIGTVTQAGTVTDTQKIWRSMQALGAMAFAYSFSIILIEIQDTIKSPPAEYKTMRKATVLSVAVTTVFYLLCGCMGYAAFGDNAPGNLLTGFGFYNPYWLLDIANFAIVVHLVGAYQDRFCVVNNHHSHAHAFLQRCSWNTWSIWFLALNSLLPNRHVHFTEEDS; via the exons ATGTTGTCAAGAAGTAGAACACTTCCTAGCAGAATTCACCACGGAATT ATAGAAGAGAGGCATGATGTGAAGCATTACTTACAAGTAGAAGTGCAGCCAAAAAAGCCAACGGAAGCTGAAAAACCAATTAACATTCTCTCCAATTATTCTAAGTGCTTCGATGATGATGGTCGCTCCAAAAGAACAG GGACATTTTGGACAGCAAGTGCTCATATCATAACTGCAGTGATAGGGTCAGGAGTGCTCTCACTAGCATGGTCAGTGGCTCAACTTGGTTGGATTGCAGGACCTCTTGTCATGCTTCTCTTTGCATTGGTCAACCTCTATACTTCCAACCTACTTACACTTTGTTACAGAACCACTGATTCTGTCACTGGACACAGAAATTACACCTACATGGAAGCAGTCAAGAACATCTTGGGGGGTAGAAAGGTCAAGATATCTGGCCTAATCCAATATTTCAATCTCTTTGGAATTGCAATTGGGTATACTATTGCTGCCTCTGTCAGTATGAT ggcaATAAAAAGGTCAAACTGCTATCATAAGAGCCATGGAGAAGATCCATGCCACATGTCAAGCAATGGGTACATGATAACATTTGGTACAGCAGAGGTGATATTCTCTCAAATACCTGACTTTGATCAAGTATGGTGGCTGTCCATAGTTGCAGCAATCATGTCCTTTACATATTCATCAGTTGGATTGGGCCTTGGCATTGGAAAAGTAGCAGAAAACAGAAGCTTCAAAGGAAGCCTAACAGGAATAAGCATTGGAACAGTGACACAAGCTGGAACAGTCACAGACACACAGAAGATATGGAGAAGTATGCAAGCTCTGGGAGCAATGGCTTTTGCATACTCCTTCTCCATTATCCTCATTGAAATTCAGGACACCATAAAATCTCCCCCTGCAGAGTACAAGACCATGAGGAAGGCCACTGTGCTGAGCGTGGCAGTCACCACCGTTTTCTATCTGCTCTGTGGATGCATGGGATATGCAGCCTTTGGAGACAATGCACCTGGAAACCTCTTAACTGGTTTTGGATTCTATAATCCTTACTGGCTTCTTGACATTGCCAACTTTGCAATTGTTGTGCATCTTGTTGGTGCATATCAG GACCGGTTTTGTGTTGTCAACAACCATCATAGCCATGCTCATGCCTTTCTTCAACGATGTAGTTGGAATACTTGGAGCATTTGGTTTCTGGCCCTTAACAGTTTACTTCCCAATAGACATGTACATTTCACAGAGGAAGATTCCTAG